The Cryptomeria japonica unplaced genomic scaffold, Sugi_1.0 HiC_scaffold_1643, whole genome shotgun sequence genome includes a window with the following:
- the LOC131064065 gene encoding 1-aminocyclopropane-1-carboxylate oxidase-like, which translates to MGVPVIDMKNIDGGDREVIMAEIAKACESTGFFQLLNHGIEHELMDRVKKVCSEHYKLNREQSFNASLPVRLLSNALDSDNADKIENVDWEDVIQIHEMQETNSWPSQPSDFKETIQEFRNKIFSLTEKLLEVISLNLGLEKEYLKEAFAGGEKPFFGTKVSHYPPCPRPDLIKGIRAHTDAGGLILLYQDDQVSGLQVLNDGTWVDVQPIPYAIVVDIGDQLEAITNGKYTSAWHRILPTKNGNRFSVASFYNPSYNAKVYPASQLTAQTGDELSVYPEYPEYLFGDYMQVYSHQKYEAKEPRFEAMRIVNVECQ; encoded by the exons ATGGGCGTTCCAGTGATTGACATGAAAAACATAGACGGAGGAGACAGAGAGGTGATCATGGCTGAAATAGCCAAGGCCTGCGAGAGTACTGGTTTCTTTCAG CTTTTGAACCATGGCATAGAGCATGAACTCATGGACCGTGTAAAGAAAGTTTGCTCGGAGCATTACAAGCTTAACAGAGAGCAGAGCTTCAATGCCTCTTTGCCTGTAAGGTTGTTGAGCAACGCTCTTGACAGCGATAACGCTGATAAGATCGAGAACGTTGATTGGGAAGATGTTATTCAAATACATGAGATGCAGGAGACCAATTCATGGCCTTCCCAACCCAGTGATTTCAA GGAAACTATCCAGGAGTTTCGAAACAAGATATTTTCATTGACAGAAAAGCTGTTGGAAGTAATAAGTTTGAATCTGGGGCTAGAGAAAGAGTACCTGAAAGAGGCATTTGCGGGAGGAGAGAAGCCCTTCTTCGGCACCAAAGTGAGCCATTATCCTCCTTGCCCTAGACCGGACCTCATCAAGGGCATCCGTGCACACACAGATGCAGGTGGCCTCATTCTCTTATACCAAGACGATCAAGTGTCCGGTTTGCAGGTCCTCAATGATGGCACTTGGGTTGACGTGCAACCCATTCCATACGCAATAGTTGTTGACATTGGGGACCAGTTGGAAGCCATCACTAACGGCAAATACACCAGCGCATGGCATCGCATTCTACCCACTAAGAATGGCAACCGTTTCTCAGTGGCATCGTTTTATAATCCCTCATATAATGCCAAGGTTTATCCCGCATCTCAACTTACTGCTCAGACCGGTGATGAATTATCGGTTTATCCAGAGTATCCAGAGTATCTGTTTGGAGACTACATGCAGGTTTACAGCCACCAGAAATATGAAGCCAAAGAGCCACGATTCGAAGCTATGAGGATTGTGAATGTAGAATGCCAATAG